In Pseudorasbora parva isolate DD20220531a chromosome 9, ASM2467924v1, whole genome shotgun sequence, the following proteins share a genomic window:
- the exoc3 gene encoding exocyst complex component 3 has protein sequence MDETNREAVATAVQRVAGMLQRSDQLDKVEQYRRREARKKASVEARLKAAIQSQLDGVRTGLTQLHNALCDVKDIQNSLADVSKDWRQSINTIENLKDVKDAVVQHSQLASAVENLKNIFSVPEIVQETQNLIEQGELLQAHRKLMDLECSRDDLMYEQYRMDSKNVHDMNLIRGYFGQVQGLSEELSKQLWMVLQRAMVTVRRDPTMLVSVVRIIEREEKIDRRMLDRKKQTGFIPPGRPKCWKTRMNEVLEGTVSGRIESTQSETRESDKMWLVRLLEITRKYVLDDLIVVKNMMVQCFPPHYKTFQVFFDLYHKSVSARVQELAAEDLEANEIVSLLTWVLNTYKSVEMMGHPDLQPECDVEQLAPLLPEKVVDDLLGKYLKTFTSNITGWLRKALETDKKDWQKETEPEGDQNGYYQTTLPAIVFQMFEQNLQVAAQINETFKEQVLKVCLRQMNSFLVRYREEAIAYKEEHLKDRQLPQFYVQYMIAIINNCQTFKESINSLKRKYSQSTETTQNDAAIDKLLNDVAKEGCQFLLDEVFLDLEHHLSELMTRKWLAGSHAVDTICVTVEDYFNDFSKIKKPYNQQMTSEAHRRVVVEYLKAIMQKRISFKNADERKEGADRMMKEADQFKFLFRKLSAGEGSDRLCDSISAIAEVFKLTDPALLYLEVSTLVSKYPDIREEHIVALLAVRGDASREMRQMIIETLNQNKPSSSSVSQPIFRDITVPSITMTAMTSMTVPKLLK, from the exons ATGGATGAGACGAACAGAGAGGCTGTTGCCACGGCGGTGCAGAGGGTCGCTGGGATGCTGCAGCGCTCTGACCAGCTGGACAAAGTGGAGCAGTACAGACGGAGAGAGGCGCGGAAGAAAGCATCAGTGGAAGCAAGATTAAAG GCTGCCATCCAGTCTCAGTTGGATGGGGTACGAACAGGCCTCACGCAGCTCCATAATGCTCTGTGTGATGTGAAAGACATCCAGAACTCTCTGGCAGACGTCAGTAAAGACTGGAGGCAGAGCATCAACACCATAGAGAATCTGAAGGATGTGAAAGACGCTGTGGTTCAGCACAGTCAGCTGGCTTCAGCCGTGGAGAACctcaaaaacattttctcaG TACCTGAGATTGTACAAGAGACCCAAAATCTGATTGAACAGGGCGAGCTGCTTCAAGCTCACCGCAAGCTAATGGACCTGGAGTGCTCCCGCGACGACCTCATGTACGAGCAGTACCGCATGGACAGCAAGAACGTCCATGACATGAACCTCATCCGTGGCTACTTCGGCCAGGTGCAGGGCCTGTCGGAGGAACTCTCCAAGCAACTCTGGATGGTCCTCCAACGCGCCATGGTCACTGTCCGCCGTGACCCCACCATGCTGGTGTCTGTGGTTCGAATCATTGAGCGTGAAGAGAAGATCGATCGCAGGATGCTGGACCGTAAGAAGCAGACTGGATTTATCCCACCTGGGAGGCCCAAATGCTGGAAAACCCGCATGAACGAAGTCCTAGAGGGCACCGTGAGCGGTCGCATTGAGAGCACGCAGTCAGAAACGCGTGAGTCTGACAAAATGTGGTTGGTGAGGTTGCTGGAGATCACTAGGAAGTACGTACTGGACGACCTGATCGTGGTGAAGAACATGATGGTACAGTGCTTCCCGCCACACTACAAGACCTTCCAGGTGTTCTTCGACCTCTATCATAAGTCGGTGTCGGCGCGGGTGCAGGAGCTTGCAGCAGAGGATCTGGAAGCCAATGAGATTGTCTCTCTTCTAACATGGGTGCTCAACACGTATAAAAG TGTGGAGATGATGGGTCATCCTGATCTGCAGCCCGAGTGTGACGTCGAGCAGCTGGCGCCACTGTTGCCTGAAAAAGTGGTGGATGATTTGCTGGGCAAATACCTCAAGACATTTACT TCGAACATCACAGGCTGGCTACGCAAAGCTCTGGAAACGGATAAGAAAGACTGGCAGAAGGAGACGGAGCCTGAGGGCGACCAGAACGGCTACTACCAGACCACCTTACCTGCTATTGTCTTTCAG ATGTTTGAGCAGAATCTCCAGGTGGCCGCTCAGATCAATGAGACCTTTAAAGAGCAGGTGCTGAAAGTCTGTCTGAGGCAGATGAACTCGTTCCTAGTAAG GTACCGAGAGGAGGCGATTGCCTATAAGGAGGAACATCTGAAAGATCGTCAGCTTCCGCAGTTCTACGTTCAGTACATGATTGCCATCATCAACAACTGTCAAACGTTCAA GGAGTCTATAAATAGCCTGAAAAGGAAGTACTCTCAGTCGACTGAAACCACTCAGAACGACGCCGCCATCGATAAGCTCCTGAATGATGTGGCCAAAGAGGGCTGCCAGTTCCTGCTAGATGAAGTCTTCCTGGATTTGGAG CATCATCTTAGTGAGCTGATGACCCGGAAGTGGCTGGCGGGCTCTCATGCTGTAGACACCATCTGTGTGACTGTGGAAGACTACTTTAATGACTTTTCCAAAATTAAGAAGCCATATAATCAG CAAATGACGAGTGAGGCTCATCGGCGGGTGGTGGTGGAGTATTTGAAAGCCATCATGCAGAAGCGCATCTCCTTTAAGAATGCTGACGAGAGGAAGGAGGGAGCAGACCGGATGATGAAAGAAGCGGATCAGTTCAAATTCCTCTTCAGGAAACTTTCTGCT GGAGAGGGGTCAGACCGGCTGTGTGATTCCATCAGTGCCATCGCGGAGGTCTTCAAACTGACCGATCCTGCGCTGCTCTACCTGGAGGTGTCCACCCTGGTCTCCAAATATCCTGACATAAG AGAGGAACACATTGTGGCCCTGTTAGCTGTCCGTGGTGATGCCAGTCGAGAAATGAGACAGATGATCATTGAGACTCTGAACCAGAACAAACCATCCTCTTCCTCTGTATCTCAGCCCATCTTCAGAGACATAACCGTGCCATCCATCACCATGACTGCCATGACCTCTATGACCGTACCTAAACTGCTTAAATAA